From Rhodothermales bacterium, the proteins below share one genomic window:
- a CDS encoding NAD(P)-dependent oxidoreductase: MVEKTRLSEKELARNFADLHPRYTRDEAVSEASRCLYCYDAPCTRACPTHIDVPRFIRQILHDDPAGAAETIFSENILGGSCARACPTEVLCEGACVDRTLLKAPVQIGRLQRYATDHAMDHQLLFFEPGADSGKKVAIVGAGPAGLSCAHELRRRGHGVTIFEARDIPGGLNTLGIAAYKITTEFSLREIESVLAIGVDVRYNTPVDSKMLQQLRDTHDAVFVGVGLGETAQLGIPGEDAEGVWEALDFIFQTHTKPLKDCVVGRNVVVLGAGNTAVDVATEAVRLGADRVTIAYRRTVHDMSAFDYEYELAKSDGVHFLWEVQPNAFVTDDGMLTGVEFQRMTSQGRGRSASLKAADEPPSIVPCDMAIKALGQVPVLGVLGEVDDVETRNGRLRIDPTTGSTGVSGLFAGGDCVSKGAEIVDAVQEGKVAAWGIDAYLAGRV, translated from the coding sequence ATGGTAGAGAAGACCCGACTTTCCGAAAAGGAGCTGGCCCGAAACTTCGCCGACCTTCATCCGCGATACACGCGGGACGAAGCTGTGTCGGAGGCATCGAGGTGTCTGTACTGCTACGATGCACCCTGTACCCGCGCGTGTCCCACGCACATCGATGTGCCGCGCTTCATTCGTCAGATTCTACACGATGATCCTGCAGGTGCGGCGGAGACGATCTTCTCGGAAAACATCCTGGGCGGATCATGCGCGAGAGCATGCCCGACAGAGGTGCTGTGCGAAGGAGCGTGCGTGGACCGGACGCTTCTGAAGGCACCGGTGCAGATCGGTCGGCTTCAGCGGTATGCGACGGACCATGCCATGGATCATCAGCTCCTGTTTTTCGAGCCGGGCGCGGATTCGGGGAAGAAGGTTGCTATCGTCGGCGCCGGACCGGCCGGGCTGTCCTGCGCCCACGAACTTCGAAGGCGCGGACATGGCGTTACGATTTTCGAGGCACGCGACATTCCCGGCGGTCTCAACACGCTGGGTATCGCAGCCTATAAGATCACGACGGAGTTCTCACTCAGGGAGATCGAGTCGGTACTCGCCATCGGCGTGGATGTGCGCTACAACACGCCCGTCGATAGCAAGATGTTGCAACAACTCCGCGATACGCACGATGCCGTGTTTGTTGGTGTCGGTCTCGGTGAAACGGCGCAACTTGGTATTCCCGGCGAAGATGCGGAGGGCGTGTGGGAAGCACTCGACTTTATCTTCCAGACGCACACGAAGCCGCTGAAGGATTGCGTCGTCGGACGAAATGTCGTCGTACTCGGCGCGGGCAATACGGCGGTCGATGTGGCGACGGAAGCGGTGCGCCTGGGGGCGGACAGAGTAACAATTGCGTACCGCCGCACAGTGCACGACATGTCCGCATTTGATTACGAGTATGAGCTCGCAAAATCCGATGGTGTTCATTTCCTGTGGGAGGTTCAACCGAACGCGTTCGTGACCGACGACGGAATGCTGACAGGTGTCGAGTTTCAGAGGATGACGTCGCAGGGACGCGGCCGGTCGGCTTCACTCAAAGCCGCTGACGAACCGCCGTCAATCGTTCCGTGTGACATGGCGATAAAAGCGCTTGGCCAGGTACCTGTACTGGGTGTGCTGGGCGAAGTTGACGACGTCGAGACCAGGAACGGACGACTTCGCATCGACCCGACGACTGGGTCGACCGGCGTGTCGGGGCTCTTTGCCGGTGGTGACTGTGTCAGCAAGGGGGCCGAGATCGTCGACGCTGTACAGGAGGGCAAGGTGGCCGCGTGGGGTATCGACGCGTACCTGGCTGGGCGAGTCTGA
- a CDS encoding CoA-acylating methylmalonate-semialdehyde dehydrogenase, whose product MSTEINTAVHTLTNFIGGRPIECATGRSLPVTEPNTGAIIAEVPLSNSEDLDLAVKAAKEAQPRWARMPIKDRVQVFYKMKTLVEAEADHLAQLITQENGKTMAESHGSIARAVECLEYAASLPQFAVGKVLEVSRGVECRTYRYPLGVVAGITPFNFPFMVPLWMIPMAVALGNAFILKPSPQTPLSAMELARLMQESGVPDGIFSVIHGDKDIVESICDHPDIDAVGFVGSTKAARAVYQRATSTGKRVRALGGAKNHLVVVPDADPEMTASNVTASVTGCAGQRCMAASVLLAVGDSDHIIDRIRDKMAGLKAGPDIGSIISEDAYDRITGYLDRAESDGAKLLLDGRHAVADDVPAQGRYLGACIIDHATPDHEASCDEIFGPTLTIIRCATLDDAIEIENQNPYGNAAAIYTSSGDSAEYFTDRASAGMVGVNIGVPVPREPFAFGGWNESSFGGGDITGETAIDFWTRTKKVTAKWSDKYRGNWMS is encoded by the coding sequence ATGAGTACAGAGATCAACACAGCCGTCCATACGCTGACGAATTTTATCGGGGGCAGGCCCATCGAGTGCGCAACGGGTCGATCGCTTCCCGTAACTGAACCTAACACGGGCGCGATCATCGCAGAGGTGCCTCTGTCGAACTCCGAGGACCTTGATCTGGCTGTCAAAGCGGCGAAGGAAGCTCAGCCCAGGTGGGCGCGAATGCCGATCAAGGACAGGGTGCAGGTGTTCTACAAAATGAAGACGTTGGTGGAGGCGGAAGCTGACCATCTGGCGCAGCTCATCACGCAAGAAAACGGGAAGACGATGGCTGAATCTCACGGCAGTATTGCTCGTGCCGTCGAGTGTCTCGAATATGCGGCCAGTCTGCCTCAGTTTGCTGTGGGAAAGGTGCTCGAGGTGAGTCGCGGCGTCGAGTGCAGGACCTATCGATATCCGCTGGGCGTCGTGGCCGGCATCACGCCGTTCAACTTTCCGTTCATGGTTCCTCTGTGGATGATACCGATGGCCGTGGCGCTCGGAAACGCATTCATTCTTAAGCCGTCACCGCAGACTCCGCTCAGTGCCATGGAACTCGCCCGACTCATGCAGGAGTCAGGCGTCCCGGATGGCATCTTCTCCGTGATCCACGGAGACAAGGACATTGTGGAGTCCATCTGCGACCACCCCGATATTGACGCTGTCGGCTTCGTCGGATCGACAAAGGCGGCGCGAGCGGTGTATCAGAGAGCTACGTCGACGGGAAAGCGGGTTCGTGCGCTTGGTGGTGCAAAGAACCATCTCGTGGTCGTTCCGGATGCGGACCCGGAGATGACAGCATCAAACGTAACGGCGTCCGTAACGGGTTGTGCCGGACAGCGATGCATGGCTGCAAGCGTGCTTCTCGCGGTGGGCGATTCGGATCATATCATCGATCGAATCCGGGACAAGATGGCCGGGCTGAAGGCAGGCCCGGACATCGGCTCGATCATCAGTGAAGACGCCTACGACCGGATCACAGGCTACCTTGATCGAGCAGAATCCGACGGCGCAAAGCTGCTTCTGGACGGCCGCCACGCTGTCGCGGATGACGTGCCTGCCCAGGGTCGATACCTTGGTGCCTGCATCATCGACCATGCAACGCCCGATCATGAAGCTTCGTGCGATGAGATCTTCGGGCCCACGCTGACCATCATCAGGTGCGCCACCCTCGACGACGCCATCGAGATCGAAAACCAGAATCCGTATGGCAACGCCGCAGCCATCTACACCTCGTCGGGAGACTCGGCCGAGTACTTTACCGACCGCGCGAGCGCTGGTATGGTCGGCGTCAATATCGGCGTACCCGTTCCGCGCGAACCGTTCGCCTTCGGAGGATGGAATGAGAGCAGCTTCGGAGGAGGCGATATTACGGGCGAGACCGCAATCGACTTCTGGACGAGGACGAAAAAGGTCACGGCAAAGTGGTCAGACAAGTATCGCGGAAACTGGATGAGCTGA